The Corynebacterium jeddahense genome has a window encoding:
- a CDS encoding WhiB family transcriptional regulator, translating into MTLDELFGAVEQEWQDQALCAQTDPEAFFPEKGGSTREAKRICKACAVRDECLEYALEHDERFGIWGGLSDRERRRLKKQIG; encoded by the coding sequence ATGACCCTCGACGAGTTGTTTGGTGCCGTCGAGCAGGAGTGGCAGGACCAGGCGCTGTGCGCCCAGACCGACCCCGAGGCGTTCTTCCCCGAAAAGGGCGGCTCCACCCGAGAGGCGAAGCGCATCTGCAAGGCGTGCGCCGTGCGCGACGAGTGCCTCGAGTACGCGCTCGAGCACGACGAGCGCTTCGGCATCTGGGGCGGGCTGTCCGACCGCGAACGCCGCCGCCTGAAAAAGCAGATCGGCTAG
- the mtrB gene encoding MtrAB system histidine kinase MtrB, giving the protein MLVSMVVMSVLGFALASVVTDRITAAKIETASVEIERARSTVEYQLANSGTSSSLQARLNSARAGLAQRAQESGDSSSFYEPVLVVQSPDGSVTSSPESYQIPARLAEFVSGGNVAYQFASVERSDRSSYDALIVGTPTNTDIPNLQLYLVMNMENEASTVALMRGILASAAVIVAVLLMGISWLASQQIVGPVRSASRTAQRFASGHLRERMPVDGEDEMAVLAMSFNDMADALSRQINNLEEYSNLQRQFTSDVSHELRTPLTTVRMAADLIAADEDSLEPATRRASQLMISELDRFEALLNDLLEISRHDAGVAELSAANVDARQPVESAWQQTRHLAEELDVEVVFDVPEEPQMLEGDARRIERIARNLMANAIDHSEGNPVTVTMRSNEEAVALTVTDRGVGLKPGEDELVFNRFWRADKSRKRHSGGTGLGLAIAREDAQLHGGTLDAVGEFGVGSQFRLVLPRHPETGFTQAPLELEAPSPAPGAVDPDATSGGAEAAAGPEDVDTQPLEEGRDERA; this is encoded by the coding sequence ATGCTCGTGTCGATGGTCGTGATGTCCGTGCTCGGATTCGCACTCGCCTCCGTGGTCACGGACCGCATCACCGCGGCGAAAATTGAGACGGCGAGTGTGGAGATCGAGCGCGCCCGCTCCACCGTCGAGTACCAGCTGGCGAACTCGGGGACGTCCTCCTCGCTGCAGGCGCGGCTCAACTCGGCGCGCGCCGGCCTCGCGCAGCGGGCCCAGGAAAGCGGCGACTCCTCGAGCTTCTACGAGCCCGTGCTCGTGGTGCAGAGCCCGGACGGCTCGGTGACGTCCTCGCCGGAGTCGTACCAGATCCCGGCCCGGCTCGCCGAGTTCGTCTCCGGCGGCAACGTGGCCTACCAGTTCGCGTCCGTGGAGCGCTCGGACCGCTCGTCCTACGACGCGCTCATCGTGGGCACGCCGACGAACACGGACATCCCGAACCTGCAGCTCTACCTCGTGATGAACATGGAGAACGAGGCCTCCACGGTCGCGCTCATGCGCGGCATCCTCGCCTCCGCCGCCGTCATCGTCGCGGTGCTGCTCATGGGCATTTCCTGGCTCGCCTCGCAGCAGATTGTCGGACCGGTGCGCTCGGCGTCGCGCACCGCGCAGCGCTTCGCGTCGGGCCACCTGCGCGAGCGCATGCCCGTCGACGGGGAGGACGAGATGGCGGTGCTCGCGATGTCCTTCAACGACATGGCGGACGCGCTGTCGCGCCAGATCAACAACCTCGAGGAATACAGCAACCTGCAGCGGCAGTTCACCTCGGACGTCTCGCACGAGCTGCGCACGCCGCTGACCACGGTGCGCATGGCGGCGGACCTCATCGCCGCGGACGAGGACTCGCTCGAGCCGGCGACGCGGCGCGCCTCGCAGCTCATGATCAGCGAGCTCGACCGGTTCGAGGCGCTGCTCAACGACCTGCTCGAGATCTCGCGCCACGACGCGGGCGTGGCCGAGCTCTCCGCCGCGAACGTCGACGCGCGCCAGCCGGTGGAATCCGCGTGGCAGCAGACCCGGCACCTCGCCGAGGAGCTCGACGTCGAGGTCGTCTTCGACGTCCCGGAGGAGCCGCAGATGCTCGAGGGCGACGCCCGGCGCATCGAGCGCATCGCGCGCAACCTCATGGCGAATGCCATCGACCACTCGGAGGGCAACCCCGTCACCGTCACAATGCGGTCAAACGAGGAGGCCGTCGCGCTCACCGTCACCGACCGCGGCGTGGGCCTCAAGCCGGGCGAGGACGAGCTCGTGTTCAACCGGTTCTGGCGCGCCGACAAGTCGCGCAAGCGCCACTCCGGCGGCACCGGGCTGGGCCTGGCCATCGCCCGGGAGGACGCGCAGCTGCACGGCGGCACGCTCGACGCCGTGGGGGAGTTCGGGGTGGGCTCGCAGTTCCGCCTCGTGCTGCCCCGCCACCCGGAGACCGGGTTCACGCAGGCGCCGCTCGAGCTCGAGGCCCCCAGCCCGGCCCCGGGCGCGGTGGACCCAGATGCCACGTCCGGTGGGGCCGAGGCCGCGGCGGGGCCGGAGGACGTCGATACGCAACCGCTCGAGGAGGGCCGCGATGAACGTGCGTAA
- a CDS encoding sugar phosphate nucleotidyltransferase encodes MAHTDPIGNGGNAPIADMDAVILVGGRGTRLRPLTVSTPKPMLPTAGYPFLAHLLARIREAGMRHVVLGTSYKAEVFEEYFGDGAEWGLEIEYVVEEEALGTGGGIRNVYDKLRHDNVMVFNGDVLSGADLSAIAATHVGKDADVTLHLVRVPDPRAFGSVPTDEDGNVLAFLEKTEDPPTDQINAGCYVFKRSVIEQIPAGRVVSVERETFPGLLASGAKVVGHVDSSYWRDMGRPADFVQGSSDVVRGIAYSPLLEGRTGESLVDASAGVAHGVILMGGTTVGRGCEIGAGSRVDDSVIFDGATIEPGAMVRNSIIAAGARIGANARITDCVIGEGATVGARCELLGGMRVWPGVEIPDSGVRFSSDA; translated from the coding sequence ATGGCACACACGGACCCCATTGGCAACGGCGGTAACGCGCCGATCGCAGACATGGACGCGGTGATTCTCGTCGGCGGGCGCGGCACGCGCCTGCGGCCGCTCACGGTGTCGACGCCGAAGCCGATGCTGCCCACCGCGGGCTACCCCTTCCTGGCGCACCTGCTGGCGCGCATCCGCGAGGCGGGCATGCGCCACGTCGTGCTGGGCACCTCCTACAAGGCGGAGGTGTTCGAGGAGTACTTCGGCGACGGCGCGGAGTGGGGCCTGGAGATCGAGTACGTCGTGGAGGAGGAGGCCCTAGGCACCGGCGGCGGCATCCGCAACGTCTACGACAAGCTGCGCCACGACAATGTCATGGTGTTCAACGGCGACGTGCTCTCCGGTGCGGACCTTTCCGCGATCGCCGCGACACACGTGGGCAAGGACGCAGACGTGACGCTGCACCTCGTGCGCGTGCCGGACCCGCGCGCGTTCGGCTCGGTGCCCACGGACGAGGACGGCAACGTCTTGGCCTTCCTGGAGAAGACGGAGGATCCGCCGACCGACCAGATCAACGCGGGCTGCTACGTGTTCAAGCGCTCCGTGATCGAGCAGATCCCGGCAGGGCGCGTGGTGTCGGTGGAGCGCGAGACGTTCCCCGGCCTGCTCGCTTCCGGGGCGAAGGTCGTTGGCCACGTCGACTCGTCGTACTGGCGCGACATGGGTCGCCCGGCCGACTTCGTGCAGGGCTCCTCGGACGTCGTGCGCGGCATCGCGTACTCGCCGCTACTCGAGGGCCGCACGGGCGAGTCGCTTGTCGACGCCTCCGCCGGCGTCGCCCACGGCGTCATCCTCATGGGCGGCACGACGGTGGGCCGCGGGTGCGAGATCGGCGCAGGCTCGCGTGTCGACGACTCCGTGATCTTCGACGGGGCAACCATCGAGCCGGGCGCGATGGTGCGCAACTCGATCATCGCCGCCGGCGCGCGCATCGGCGCGAACGCGCGGATCACGGACTGCGTGATCGGCGAGGGCGCCACGGTCGGGGCCCGCTGCGAGCTGCTCGGGGGCATGCGCGTGTGGCCGGGCGTGGAGATCCCGGATTCGGGAGTGCGTTTCTCCTCCGACGCGTAA
- the manA gene encoding mannose-6-phosphate isomerase, class I has translation MQHLEGVLRPYPWGSRTLLAQLRGEPTPSAQPEAELWFGAHPAAPALVDGQPLNDVIASDPAAALGERVRAEHGDELPFLVKLLAAAAPLSIQAHPSREQAEGGFARENAAGIALTDPRRNYKDPNPKPELIVALTEFKALAGFRPPAATAVLFKAIASPELSRYATMLPTDGEGDLRALFTTLISLPNQARAELVESVAAGAERIAAGSGHPDWMVEAARVFLQLNETYPGDVGVVAALLLNVVTLQPGEAAFLRAGQLHAYLSGLGVEVMANSDNVLRGGLTTKHVDVPELVRVLDFSALDNPRTQTAPLAEGGVEFQLPVDDFAVRTRTLAAGEHLTVDLDGPAVVLCAAGRADSGELELVQGNAAWVPASDGPATLTAGPEGAQLFVATA, from the coding sequence ATGCAGCACCTCGAGGGTGTCCTGCGCCCGTACCCCTGGGGCTCGCGCACGTTGCTCGCGCAGCTGCGCGGCGAGCCGACGCCGAGCGCTCAACCGGAGGCCGAGCTGTGGTTCGGCGCCCACCCCGCGGCGCCGGCCCTTGTCGACGGGCAGCCGCTTAACGACGTGATCGCCTCCGACCCAGCGGCGGCGCTGGGGGAGCGCGTGCGCGCCGAGCACGGCGACGAGCTGCCGTTTCTGGTCAAGCTGCTCGCGGCGGCGGCGCCGCTGAGCATCCAGGCGCACCCGTCGCGCGAGCAGGCGGAGGGGGGCTTCGCCCGCGAAAACGCCGCGGGCATCGCGCTCACCGACCCGCGGCGCAACTACAAGGACCCCAACCCGAAGCCGGAGCTCATCGTCGCCCTCACCGAGTTCAAGGCGCTCGCCGGGTTCCGCCCGCCCGCGGCCACCGCGGTGCTGTTCAAGGCGATCGCGAGCCCCGAGCTTTCCCGCTACGCGACCATGCTGCCCACGGACGGTGAGGGGGATCTGCGCGCGCTGTTTACCACCCTCATCTCGCTGCCCAATCAGGCGCGCGCCGAGCTCGTGGAGTCCGTCGCGGCGGGCGCCGAGCGTATCGCCGCCGGCAGCGGCCACCCAGACTGGATGGTCGAGGCGGCCCGCGTGTTCCTCCAGCTCAACGAGACCTACCCGGGGGACGTCGGCGTCGTTGCGGCGCTGTTGCTCAACGTGGTCACGCTCCAGCCGGGCGAGGCGGCCTTTCTGCGCGCCGGTCAGCTGCACGCGTACCTCTCGGGCCTCGGCGTCGAGGTCATGGCCAACTCGGACAACGTGCTACGCGGGGGCCTGACCACCAAGCACGTCGACGTGCCGGAGCTCGTCCGGGTGCTCGATTTCTCCGCGCTGGACAACCCCCGGACCCAGACGGCGCCGCTCGCCGAGGGTGGGGTGGAGTTCCAGCTCCCGGTGGATGACTTCGCCGTGCGCACGCGCACCCTCGCCGCCGGCGAGCACCTCACCGTCGACCTTGACGGCCCGGCCGTCGTGCTCTGCGCCGCGGGCCGCGCGGACAGCGGCGAGCTCGAACTCGTGCAGGGCAACGCCGCCTGGGTCCCCGCGAGCGACGGGCCCGCGACGTTGACCGCGGGCCCGGAGGGCGCCCAGCTCTTCGTGGCGACGGCCTAA
- the lpqB gene encoding MtrAB system accessory lipoprotein LpqB → MNVRKKVLAVVLAVTAGPAAGCASLPTNSAPHVLRSFTPEESEASAPRPVDGQEPDLLLRGFYAASARPDGNYEAARSYLTDAAASAWNPEEEKLVVDSIGMTTLPGSTVGKRSFAVHGKVVGTLRQGGAYTPERGTYEATIELDMVDGQWRISSLPAGVVMERTELRNQYQPYNLYFFDDEDRELVTDRRWVHSARETLASDLIALVMEGPSERLRSALTGVLPSSAAFTGVRDGAYTFTGFGGVPQDERTRFAAQVVWTLATAGVTGPYRLTADGEPLIDGTDTLDTDDFVDVSPLVESVGETMLYALSDGKVVRVGDRSAQPVEGELGKSTDAASADITNTGEWAAVFGRPDDGVDDVFRVGRFGGREAEVMRAGTFTRPSFESDAGAVWTVADGKRILRTVQSAATGDLTTSEVKAELPDGVDGKISVLRLSRTGTRVVMVIDGCLYTGIVRRATSGERSIVNVYEYAQELGGSVVAADWRPDGSFIVGTSSSTPVMRVEQDGSSMTAQSSGNISAPVVAVAASPNTLYVTDANALLQVPTSGADNPIWREVPGLEGVRALPIAAR, encoded by the coding sequence ATGAACGTGCGTAAGAAAGTGCTCGCCGTGGTGCTCGCGGTGACGGCCGGCCCGGCGGCGGGGTGCGCATCCTTGCCGACGAACTCCGCGCCCCACGTGCTGCGCTCGTTCACCCCGGAGGAGTCCGAGGCCTCCGCGCCGCGGCCCGTCGACGGGCAGGAGCCGGACCTGCTGCTGCGCGGCTTCTACGCCGCGTCCGCGCGGCCGGACGGGAACTACGAGGCGGCCCGGTCCTACCTCACCGACGCCGCAGCGTCCGCGTGGAACCCGGAGGAGGAAAAGCTCGTCGTCGACAGCATCGGCATGACCACGCTGCCCGGCTCGACCGTGGGCAAGCGCAGCTTCGCGGTGCACGGCAAGGTGGTGGGCACGCTGCGCCAGGGCGGCGCCTACACCCCGGAACGCGGCACGTACGAGGCGACGATCGAGCTGGACATGGTGGACGGGCAGTGGCGCATCTCCTCGCTGCCGGCCGGGGTGGTCATGGAGCGCACGGAGCTGCGCAACCAGTACCAGCCCTATAACCTCTACTTCTTCGACGACGAGGACCGCGAGCTGGTCACTGACCGGCGCTGGGTGCACTCCGCGCGCGAAACGCTCGCGAGCGACCTCATCGCGCTGGTCATGGAGGGCCCGTCCGAGCGGCTACGCTCGGCGCTGACCGGGGTGCTGCCATCGAGCGCGGCGTTTACGGGCGTGCGCGACGGCGCGTACACGTTCACCGGGTTCGGCGGCGTGCCGCAGGACGAGCGCACCCGCTTCGCGGCCCAGGTGGTGTGGACGCTCGCCACCGCGGGCGTGACCGGGCCCTACCGGCTTACCGCGGACGGGGAGCCGCTGATCGACGGCACCGACACGCTCGACACCGACGACTTCGTTGACGTGAGCCCGCTGGTGGAGAGCGTCGGCGAGACCATGCTCTACGCGCTCTCCGACGGCAAGGTCGTGCGCGTCGGCGACCGCTCGGCCCAGCCCGTCGAGGGGGAGCTGGGCAAGTCCACCGACGCCGCCTCGGCCGACATCACGAACACCGGAGAGTGGGCCGCGGTCTTCGGCCGCCCAGACGACGGCGTCGACGACGTGTTCCGCGTCGGCCGGTTCGGCGGGCGCGAGGCGGAGGTGATGCGCGCCGGGACGTTCACCCGCCCGTCGTTCGAGTCCGACGCCGGCGCGGTGTGGACCGTCGCCGACGGCAAGCGGATCCTGCGCACCGTGCAGTCCGCGGCCACTGGCGACCTGACCACGAGCGAGGTGAAGGCGGAGCTGCCGGACGGCGTGGACGGTAAGATTTCGGTGCTGCGGCTCTCGCGCACCGGCACCCGCGTTGTCATGGTCATCGACGGGTGCCTCTACACTGGCATCGTGCGGCGGGCGACCTCGGGCGAGCGCTCCATCGTCAACGTCTACGAGTACGCCCAGGAGCTTGGCGGCAGCGTCGTCGCGGCCGACTGGCGCCCGGACGGCTCGTTTATCGTGGGCACGTCCTCGAGCACCCCGGTAATGCGCGTGGAACAGGATGGCTCGTCCATGACCGCGCAGTCCTCGGGCAACATCTCGGCGCCGGTGGTGGCGGTCGCGGCGTCGCCGAACACGCTCTACGTCACGGACGCCAACGCCCTGTTGCAGGTGCCCACCTCCGGGGCGGATAATCCGATCTGGCGCGAGGTGCCGGGGCTCGAGGGCGTGCGCGCGCTGCCGATCGCGGCGCGCTGA
- a CDS encoding glycosyltransferase family 2 protein has protein sequence MLSPIVKRQVRDSVNDAPLAVITVTYSPGGHLRHLIASLAGATRNPYTLVCADNGSTDGAPQRAAAEHDFVEVLPTGGNIGYGAAINAAVGALRGRRDAGAINPDYFLIVNPDVEFAPGSIDELVRCIEVSPHVGAAGPRIEEADGSAYPSAREVPGLTTGIGHALLYDLWPGNPFSRAYQANANMHVQRTAGWLSGACLLVRWEAFDAIGGFDERYFMYLEDIDFGDRLTRAGWDNLYCPSSVILHDQGHVADKHRRVTVPAHHASAYRFQRDRHPHAWQAPLRLALWLGLRVRGALQLGFRPRLVKSKALADQTTTKDE, from the coding sequence ATGCTTTCTCCCATTGTGAAACGACAGGTACGAGACTCGGTTAATGATGCGCCGCTCGCGGTGATTACGGTGACGTATTCGCCCGGCGGGCATCTGCGCCACCTCATCGCCTCGCTCGCAGGGGCGACGCGCAACCCGTACACGCTGGTCTGCGCGGATAACGGCTCGACCGACGGGGCCCCGCAGCGCGCGGCCGCCGAGCACGACTTCGTCGAGGTGCTGCCCACCGGCGGCAACATCGGCTACGGCGCGGCCATCAATGCCGCGGTGGGGGCGCTTCGCGGGCGTCGAGACGCGGGGGCCATCAACCCCGACTACTTCCTCATCGTCAACCCCGACGTCGAGTTCGCGCCGGGCAGTATCGATGAGCTGGTGCGCTGCATCGAGGTGAGCCCGCACGTGGGCGCCGCCGGCCCGCGCATCGAGGAGGCCGACGGTTCGGCCTACCCGAGCGCGCGCGAGGTGCCGGGCCTGACCACCGGCATCGGCCACGCCCTGCTGTACGACCTCTGGCCGGGCAACCCGTTCTCGCGCGCCTACCAGGCGAACGCGAACATGCACGTCCAGCGCACGGCGGGGTGGCTCTCCGGGGCGTGCCTGCTCGTGCGGTGGGAGGCGTTCGACGCGATCGGCGGCTTCGACGAGCGCTACTTCATGTACCTCGAGGACATCGACTTCGGGGATCGGCTCACGCGCGCGGGGTGGGACAACCTGTACTGCCCGTCGTCGGTGATCCTGCACGACCAGGGTCACGTGGCGGATAAGCACCGGCGGGTGACCGTGCCGGCGCACCACGCCTCGGCGTACCGCTTCCAGCGCGACAGGCACCCGCACGCGTGGCAAGCTCCGCTCCGGCTCGCGCTGTGGCTCGGCCTGCGCGTGCGCGGGGCGCTCCAGCTCGGCTTCCGCCCGCGGCTGGTGAAGTCCAAGGCGCTGGCGGACCAAACGACAACGAAGGACGAATAG
- the mtrA gene encoding MtrAB system response regulator MtrA, protein MAAKILVVDDDPAINEMLTIVLEAEGFHTSSVTDGAEAVGAFHSFDPDLILLDLMLPGMNGIDICREIRKESGVPIVMLTAKTDTVDVVLGLESGADDYITKPFKPKELVARIRARLRRTDDEPSDVFEVGDLTIDVPQHTVTRGGEEIQLTPLEFDLLLEMARKPNQVHSREELLESVWGYRNASDTRLVNVHVQRLRSKIEHDPENPEIILTVRGVGYKTGKPEV, encoded by the coding sequence ATGGCAGCGAAGATCCTCGTCGTCGACGACGACCCGGCGATCAACGAGATGCTCACCATCGTGCTGGAAGCCGAGGGGTTCCACACCAGCTCCGTCACGGACGGCGCGGAGGCGGTGGGCGCGTTCCACTCATTCGACCCGGACCTCATCCTGCTCGACCTCATGCTGCCGGGGATGAACGGCATCGACATCTGCCGCGAGATCCGCAAGGAATCCGGGGTGCCGATCGTCATGCTCACAGCGAAGACGGACACCGTCGACGTCGTACTCGGCCTCGAATCGGGCGCGGACGACTACATCACGAAGCCGTTTAAGCCGAAAGAGCTCGTGGCCCGCATCAGGGCACGGCTGCGCCGGACTGACGACGAGCCTTCGGACGTCTTCGAGGTGGGCGACCTCACCATCGACGTGCCGCAGCACACCGTCACCCGCGGGGGCGAGGAAATCCAGCTCACCCCGCTCGAGTTCGACCTGCTGCTGGAGATGGCGCGCAAGCCGAACCAGGTGCACAGCCGCGAGGAGCTGCTCGAGTCCGTGTGGGGCTACCGCAACGCCTCGGACACGCGCCTCGTGAACGTCCACGTCCAGCGCCTGCGCTCCAAGATCGAGCATGACCCGGAGAACCCGGAGATCATCCTCACCGTGCGCGGCGTCGGCTACAAGACCGGCAAGCCGGAGGTGTAG
- a CDS encoding DUF3499 domain-containing protein, producing the protein MNVYRRCCRPGCGRPAVATLIYAYADSTAVIGPLAPTPDPHAWDLCERHSAHITAPVGWEMVRVEHVELDPDDDAEDETNDITALAAAVREAGRVTTGLVEGGQDPIEYSAARDFNDPETSNHPVHRTKRVEEQIAAHKAARRSHLRVVPDPNNTHAGGESGANPGDD; encoded by the coding sequence GTGAATGTCTACCGTCGCTGCTGCCGTCCCGGGTGTGGCAGGCCTGCCGTCGCCACGCTGATCTACGCGTACGCCGACTCCACGGCCGTCATCGGCCCGCTCGCGCCGACGCCCGACCCCCACGCCTGGGACCTCTGCGAGCGCCACTCCGCCCACATCACCGCGCCGGTGGGCTGGGAGATGGTGCGCGTCGAGCACGTGGAGCTCGACCCGGACGACGACGCCGAGGACGAGACCAACGACATCACCGCGCTCGCTGCCGCGGTGCGCGAGGCCGGGCGCGTGACCACCGGCCTCGTCGAGGGCGGGCAGGACCCCATCGAGTACAGCGCCGCGCGCGACTTCAACGACCCGGAGACCTCGAACCACCCGGTCCACCGGACCAAGCGCGTGGAGGAGCAGATTGCGGCGCACAAGGCCGCGCGGCGCTCCCACCTGCGGGTCGTGCCGGATCCGAACAACACCCACGCCGGCGGCGAGAGCGGGGCGAACCCCGGGGACGACTAG
- a CDS encoding dTMP kinase, producing the protein MIVAVEGIDGAGKHTLVTAVEERFGADTLAFPRYDDSVHAQLAQEALHGRMGDLTDSAFGMATLFALDRRGAKPLLDGYAGDPDRVLILDRYVASNAAYTSARTGDPAAVAWVHDLEFGRLGLPKPDLQVLVDTQPDVARERAAKREEQDEARTRDRYERDAALQAATSAAYRELADSGWAGRWVRTDDPAVIMQAVSDVARELAGAAGAAGTE; encoded by the coding sequence ATGATCGTCGCAGTTGAAGGCATCGACGGGGCGGGCAAGCACACACTGGTCACCGCGGTGGAGGAGCGGTTCGGGGCGGACACGCTCGCGTTCCCGCGTTACGACGACTCCGTGCACGCCCAGCTCGCCCAAGAGGCCCTGCACGGGCGGATGGGTGACCTGACCGACTCCGCGTTTGGCATGGCCACACTGTTCGCGCTGGACAGGCGCGGCGCGAAGCCGCTGCTCGACGGCTACGCGGGCGACCCGGACCGGGTCCTCATCCTCGACCGCTACGTGGCCTCGAACGCCGCGTACACGAGCGCGCGCACGGGCGACCCGGCCGCGGTCGCGTGGGTGCACGACCTCGAGTTCGGCCGGCTCGGGCTGCCGAAGCCCGACCTCCAGGTGCTCGTGGACACGCAGCCGGACGTCGCGCGCGAGCGCGCGGCGAAGCGTGAGGAGCAGGACGAGGCGCGCACCCGGGACCGCTACGAGCGCGATGCGGCGCTGCAAGCCGCGACCTCCGCGGCCTACCGCGAGCTCGCCGATTCCGGCTGGGCGGGCCGGTGGGTCCGCACGGACGATCCCGCGGTTATTATGCAGGCAGTGAGCGACGTCGCGCGCGAGCTCGCGGGAGCGGCAGGCGCAGCAGGAACGGAATAG
- a CDS encoding phosphomannomutase/phosphoglucomutase, which yields MAIEHTSETLKNVIKAYDVRGVVGETIDEDFVRTAGAAFANILRGEGEIRIAVGHDMRPSSPSLAAAFAQGAASQGIDVTELGLTSTDELYFVAGTKRCAGAMFTASHNPAKYNGIKLCRAGAKPVSTDTGLAEVGRMILEGVPEYDGEPGAVEKHDALGEYAHYLRELVPVPTRRPLVIAVDAANGMAGMTVPAVLGDMDIRPLYFELDGTFPNHEANPLDPKNLVDLQRFTVEQGADIGLAFDGDADRCFVVDEQGNAVSPSAITALIATRTLAEHPGATIIHNLITSRAVPEVIEECGGTPVRTRVGHSYIKAQMAEHDALFGGEHSAHYYFADFFNADSGLVAALHVLAALAEQDAPLSELMAQFDRYAASGEINSEVADQAAATQRVVDAFADRAASVDELDGVTVQLKDSKAWFNVRASNTEPLLRLNAEAPTREEVDALTDEVLGIIRA from the coding sequence ATGGCTATCGAGCACACGAGTGAAACGCTGAAGAACGTCATCAAGGCGTACGACGTCCGCGGCGTCGTCGGCGAGACCATCGACGAGGACTTCGTCCGTACCGCGGGCGCCGCGTTTGCGAACATCCTGCGCGGCGAGGGCGAGATCCGCATCGCGGTGGGCCACGACATGCGCCCCTCCTCGCCGTCGCTGGCCGCGGCGTTCGCGCAGGGCGCGGCCTCGCAGGGCATCGACGTCACCGAGCTCGGGCTGACCTCCACCGACGAGCTGTACTTCGTCGCCGGCACGAAGCGCTGCGCGGGCGCGATGTTCACCGCCTCCCACAACCCGGCGAAGTACAACGGCATCAAGCTGTGCCGCGCGGGCGCGAAGCCGGTGTCCACCGACACCGGGCTCGCCGAGGTCGGCCGGATGATTCTCGAGGGCGTGCCGGAATATGACGGCGAGCCTGGGGCCGTCGAGAAGCACGATGCCCTCGGCGAGTACGCCCACTACTTGCGCGAACTCGTGCCGGTGCCCACGCGCCGCCCGCTCGTCATCGCGGTGGATGCCGCGAACGGCATGGCCGGGATGACGGTGCCGGCGGTGCTCGGCGACATGGATATCCGCCCGCTGTACTTCGAGCTCGACGGCACCTTCCCGAACCACGAGGCGAACCCGCTTGACCCGAAGAACCTCGTCGACCTGCAGCGCTTCACCGTGGAACAGGGCGCCGACATCGGGCTCGCGTTCGACGGGGACGCGGACCGCTGCTTCGTCGTCGACGAGCAGGGTAACGCCGTCTCGCCGTCCGCGATCACCGCGCTCATCGCCACCCGCACGCTCGCGGAGCACCCGGGGGCGACGATCATCCACAACCTCATCACCTCGCGTGCCGTGCCCGAGGTCATCGAGGAGTGCGGCGGCACCCCGGTGCGCACGCGCGTGGGCCACTCCTACATCAAGGCGCAGATGGCGGAGCACGACGCACTCTTCGGCGGGGAGCACTCCGCGCACTACTATTTCGCCGACTTCTTCAACGCGGACTCCGGCCTGGTGGCGGCCCTGCACGTGCTGGCCGCCCTCGCCGAGCAGGACGCGCCACTGTCCGAGCTCATGGCGCAGTTCGACCGCTACGCCGCCTCCGGCGAGATCAACAGCGAGGTCGCCGACCAGGCGGCCGCCACCCAGCGCGTGGTGGACGCGTTCGCGGACCGCGCCGCGTCCGTCGACGAGCTCGACGGCGTGACGGTGCAGCTCAAGGACTCGAAGGCGTGGTTCAACGTCCGCGCCTCCAACACCGAGCCGCTGCTGCGCCTCAACGCGGAGGCGCCCACGCGCGAAGAGGTCGACGCGCTCACGGACGAGGTGCTCGGCATCATCCGCGCGTAG
- a CDS encoding metallopeptidase family protein: protein MSSTRVPHGDPSSPLHTHPARNRHGRGARGPLLPVGVPRYTTRSAHFDQLVIDAYAPLHNAYFRELAGVDLAVDTIPRMRLSPDMTVFPDEIIADGPVPLGRVLQAGVDRRGNPTRARFVVFRMPIEQRAATTEERSELVTWVLTALVANYLNLDARTIDPDFPW, encoded by the coding sequence ATGAGTTCCACGCGAGTGCCGCACGGCGACCCCTCCAGCCCGCTGCACACCCACCCCGCGCGCAACCGCCACGGGCGCGGCGCGCGGGGCCCGCTCCTGCCGGTCGGCGTGCCGCGCTATACGACGCGTTCCGCGCACTTCGACCAGCTCGTCATCGACGCGTACGCGCCATTGCACAACGCCTACTTTCGCGAACTCGCCGGCGTGGACCTCGCTGTGGACACCATCCCCCGGATGCGGCTCAGCCCAGACATGACCGTCTTTCCGGACGAGATCATCGCCGACGGGCCCGTGCCGCTGGGCCGCGTGCTGCAGGCCGGCGTGGATCGGCGGGGCAACCCCACCCGCGCGCGCTTCGTCGTCTTCCGCATGCCCATCGAGCAGCGCGCCGCGACGACGGAGGAGCGCTCCGAGCTCGTGACCTGGGTCCTCACCGCCCTAGTGGCGAATTACCTCAACTTGGACGCGCGGACGATCGACCCCGATTTCCCCTGGTAG